The following proteins are encoded in a genomic region of Cydia fagiglandana chromosome 26, ilCydFagi1.1, whole genome shotgun sequence:
- the LOC134677421 gene encoding translational regulator orb2 isoform X2 produces MSLHTIPALVTPFIRGPRFPYRKSKSPFFPGVEDAALASGGAAGSPSVPSDQAQDVVSRLSAAGLSMCVSALGSPARSSPVSAGSEHGERFSRKVFVGGLPPDIDEDEITSSFRRFGPLVVDWPHKAESKSYFPPKGYAFLLFQDESSVAALMEACITDDDKLYLCVSSPTIRDKPVQIRPWRLADADFVLDASMPLDPRKTVFVGGVPRPLKAAELAMIMDRLYGGVCYAGIDTDPELKYPKGAGRVAFSNQQSYIAAISARFVQLQHGDIDKRVEVKPYVLDDQMCDECAGARCGSKFAPFFCANVTCLQYYCEHCWATIHSRPGREFHKPLVKEGADRPRAVPFRWC; encoded by the exons ATGTCTCTGCATACTATCCCAGCATTGGTCACACCATTTATTAGAGGACCGAGATTTCCATACAGAAAAA GCAAGTCGCCGTTTTTCCCCGGCGTGGAGGACGCGGCGCTGGCGAGCGGCGGGGCCGCGGGCTCGCCCTCCGTGCCCTCTGACCAGGCGCAGGATGTCGTGTCGCGACTCAGCGCCGCCG GTCTTTCGATGTGCGTGTCGGCGCTGGGGTCTCCGGCGCGCTCGTCGCCAGTGTCGGCGGGCTCCGAGCACGGCGAGCGCTTCAGCCGCAAGGTGTTCGTTGGAGGCCTGCCGCCCGACATCGACGAGG ATGAGATTACCTCCTCTTTCCGGCGGTTCGGACCGCTGGTGGTAGACTGGCCGCACAAGGCCGAGAGCAAGAGCTACTTCCCACCAAAGGGCTACGCGTTTCTACTGTTCCAG GACGAGAGCTCGGTCGCAGCACTGATGGAGGCTTGCATCACAGACGACGACAAGCTGTACCTCTGCGTGTCGTCGCCGACCATTCGCGACAAGCCAGTCCAGATCCGCCCGTGGCGGCTCGCCGACGCAGACTTTGTCCTGGACGCCTCCATGCCACTGGATCCTAGGAAGACAGTTTTCGTTGGCGGCGTTCCTCGCCCACTTAAAGCCG CCGAACTGGCGATGATTATGGACCGGCTGTACGGCGGCGTCTGCTATGCCGGCATCGACACCGACCCCGAACTCAAATACCCCAAG GGTGCGGGCCGCGTGGCGTTCTCCAACCAGCAGTCGTACATCGCGGCCATCTCCGCGCGCTTCGTGCAGCTGCAACACGGCGACATCGACAAGCGGGTCGAG GTGAAGCCGTACGTTCTGGACGACCAGATGTGCGACGAGTGCGCCGGCGCACGCTGCGGCTCCAAGTTCGCGCCCTTCTTCTGCGCCAACGTCACCTGCCTCCAG TACTACTGCGAGCACTGCTGGGCGACCATCCACTCGCGGCCGGGGCGCGAGTTCCACAAGCCGCTCGTGAAGGAGGGCGCCGACCGCCCGCGCGCCGTGCCCTTCCGCTGGTGTTAG
- the LOC134677421 gene encoding translational regulator orb2 isoform X3: MINQHLVSNMAYYGKSPFFPGVEDAALASGGAAGSPSVPSDQAQDVVSRLSAAGLSMCVSALGSPARSSPVSAGSEHGERFSRKVFVGGLPPDIDEDEITSSFRRFGPLVVDWPHKAESKSYFPPKGYAFLLFQDESSVAALMEACITDDDKLYLCVSSPTIRDKPVQIRPWRLADADFVLDASMPLDPRKTVFVGGVPRPLKAAELAMIMDRLYGGVCYAGIDTDPELKYPKGAGRVAFSNQQSYIAAISARFVQLQHGDIDKRVEVKPYVLDDQMCDECAGARCGSKFAPFFCANVTCLQYYCEHCWATIHSRPGREFHKPLVKEGADRPRAVPFRWC, translated from the exons GCAAGTCGCCGTTTTTCCCCGGCGTGGAGGACGCGGCGCTGGCGAGCGGCGGGGCCGCGGGCTCGCCCTCCGTGCCCTCTGACCAGGCGCAGGATGTCGTGTCGCGACTCAGCGCCGCCG GTCTTTCGATGTGCGTGTCGGCGCTGGGGTCTCCGGCGCGCTCGTCGCCAGTGTCGGCGGGCTCCGAGCACGGCGAGCGCTTCAGCCGCAAGGTGTTCGTTGGAGGCCTGCCGCCCGACATCGACGAGG ATGAGATTACCTCCTCTTTCCGGCGGTTCGGACCGCTGGTGGTAGACTGGCCGCACAAGGCCGAGAGCAAGAGCTACTTCCCACCAAAGGGCTACGCGTTTCTACTGTTCCAG GACGAGAGCTCGGTCGCAGCACTGATGGAGGCTTGCATCACAGACGACGACAAGCTGTACCTCTGCGTGTCGTCGCCGACCATTCGCGACAAGCCAGTCCAGATCCGCCCGTGGCGGCTCGCCGACGCAGACTTTGTCCTGGACGCCTCCATGCCACTGGATCCTAGGAAGACAGTTTTCGTTGGCGGCGTTCCTCGCCCACTTAAAGCCG CCGAACTGGCGATGATTATGGACCGGCTGTACGGCGGCGTCTGCTATGCCGGCATCGACACCGACCCCGAACTCAAATACCCCAAG GGTGCGGGCCGCGTGGCGTTCTCCAACCAGCAGTCGTACATCGCGGCCATCTCCGCGCGCTTCGTGCAGCTGCAACACGGCGACATCGACAAGCGGGTCGAG GTGAAGCCGTACGTTCTGGACGACCAGATGTGCGACGAGTGCGCCGGCGCACGCTGCGGCTCCAAGTTCGCGCCCTTCTTCTGCGCCAACGTCACCTGCCTCCAG TACTACTGCGAGCACTGCTGGGCGACCATCCACTCGCGGCCGGGGCGCGAGTTCCACAAGCCGCTCGTGAAGGAGGGCGCCGACCGCCCGCGCGCCGTGCCCTTCCGCTGGTGTTAG